Part of the Ruania alba genome is shown below.
CCAGGCCGCCAGACCGCTGGCCTGGATGGCGTCGATGTCGTCGGCGGTGAGGTGACGTTCCCACACGGAGACGCCACCGGCTCCGTGCTGCGTCGCGAAGGCGATCGCCTCCTCGAGGGGCCCGATCCGGTCCAGCATCGCGCGCACCGCCGTCTCGGCTTCGGGGCGGGCGGACCGCACCTGTTCCAGCAGTACCGCCTCGTTGCCGGCGTGGCCCAGGCTGAGCGGGTAGGCCACCAGCCCTGGCACCAGCTCGGTCAGATGGGCGAGCGCTTCCCAATGACCTCCCGAGGCGAACCAGCGCACCTGCGGATGCTGCGCCGTCACCCGGGCTACCGCATCGACGGCGGCTGGGTCCTTGATCTCGACGTTCACCTGAGCGTCCGCAC
Proteins encoded:
- a CDS encoding glycerophosphodiester phosphodiesterase produces the protein MQIYAHRGASAEQPENTLAAFDRAIELGVDGIELDVHLSADGVPVVIHDDTLDRTTSGTGAVNAHTEAELARTDAGSGEHVPTLAEVLDLVGADAQVNVEIKDPAAVDAVARVTAQHPQVRWFASGGHWEALAHLTELVPGLVAYPLSLGHAGNEAVLLEQVRSARPEAETAVRAMLDRIGPLEEAIAFATQHGAGGVSVWERHLTADDIDAIQASGLAAWVWTVNSRERTRELRDRGIDALCTDDPAMALDVVAGR